In Paracoccus sp. SCSIO 75233, a genomic segment contains:
- a CDS encoding MaoC family dehydratase — translation MTPSDLTSRDTYFEDFEPGEVIRHARGKTMTEMDNVLLTNLVMNTAHAHFNEDFMKDAFKGVAGFDTRVVYGGLNFSLVVGLAAQDTGEQVIAELGMDAIRLRTPVHHGDTLYAFTEVLEKRDADRADAGIIRFKHYGINQQDKLVCELERTVLIRRRVAA, via the coding sequence ATGACCCCCTCTGACCTGACCTCGCGCGATACCTATTTCGAGGATTTCGAACCCGGCGAGGTGATCCGCCACGCCCGCGGCAAGACCATGACCGAGATGGACAATGTGCTGCTGACCAATCTGGTGATGAACACCGCCCACGCCCATTTCAACGAGGACTTCATGAAGGACGCCTTCAAGGGCGTCGCGGGGTTCGATACCCGCGTGGTCTATGGCGGGCTGAACTTTTCGCTGGTGGTCGGGCTGGCCGCGCAGGACACCGGCGAACAGGTGATCGCCGAACTGGGCATGGATGCCATCCGGCTCCGCACCCCGGTGCATCATGGCGATACGCTCTATGCCTTTACCGAGGTGCTGGAAAAACGCGATGCCGACAGGGCGGACGCCGGGATCATCCGGTTCAAGCACTATGGCATCAACCAGCAGGACAAGCTGGTCTGCGAACTGGAACGGACCGTGCTGATCCGCCGCCGGGTGGCGGCATGA
- a CDS encoding CaiB/BaiF CoA-transferase family protein: MSDTAPAGPLDGITVLDLTAMLAGPFATMVLGDLGARIIKVESAEGDMVRPSARLPGNDDPKGFGGYFQSINRNKESIVIDLKSAGGKEIVRRLAAQSDIVVENFRAGVMDRLGLSYEDLSALRPGLVYGCIRGFGDARTGRSPYADWPAFDVVAQAMGGIMGITGLAGGEPTKIGAGIGDTVPSLFLATGVLAALHRARATGESQFVDVGMYDSVLAVCERIVYQNSYFDENPGPEGSSHPLLCPFGLFPTTDGHVAIGCPRDHFWAILAEEMGQPALATDPRFRTNEDRVKHRARTEALVRDWTARLSKQQIMERLGGRIPLGPVNRAGDIVTDPHVAARNMLATVDQPGPGGREVQIVNTPIHLLETPGGVRNRSPLLGEHTDRVLAEIGFGPDDITELHASGVVA, encoded by the coding sequence ATGAGCGACACGGCCCCCGCTGGACCGCTGGACGGCATCACTGTTCTGGACCTTACCGCGATGCTGGCCGGTCCCTTTGCCACCATGGTGCTGGGCGATCTCGGAGCCCGCATCATCAAGGTCGAATCCGCCGAGGGCGACATGGTCCGCCCCTCGGCCCGCCTGCCCGGCAATGACGATCCCAAGGGGTTCGGCGGCTATTTCCAGTCGATCAACCGCAACAAGGAATCCATCGTCATCGATCTCAAGTCGGCCGGGGGCAAAGAGATCGTCCGCCGTCTCGCCGCGCAGTCCGACATCGTGGTCGAGAATTTCCGCGCCGGGGTGATGGATCGTCTGGGCCTGTCCTACGAGGACCTCAGCGCGCTCAGACCCGGTCTGGTCTATGGTTGCATCCGCGGCTTTGGCGACGCGCGGACCGGCCGTAGCCCCTATGCCGACTGGCCCGCCTTTGACGTGGTCGCCCAGGCCATGGGCGGCATCATGGGGATCACCGGTCTGGCGGGGGGCGAGCCGACCAAGATCGGCGCCGGGATCGGCGACACCGTGCCCTCGCTCTTTCTGGCGACCGGGGTACTGGCCGCGCTGCACCGGGCCCGCGCCACCGGCGAAAGCCAGTTCGTCGACGTGGGCATGTACGACTCGGTCCTCGCCGTCTGTGAACGCATCGTCTACCAGAACTCGTATTTCGACGAGAACCCCGGCCCCGAGGGATCGAGCCACCCGCTGCTCTGCCCCTTCGGCCTGTTCCCCACCACCGACGGCCATGTCGCCATCGGCTGCCCGCGCGATCACTTCTGGGCGATCCTGGCCGAAGAGATGGGCCAGCCCGCCCTTGCCACCGATCCCAGGTTCCGCACCAACGAAGACCGGGTGAAACACCGCGCCCGGACCGAGGCGCTGGTTCGCGACTGGACCGCGCGGCTGTCCAAGCAGCAGATCATGGAGCGGCTCGGCGGGCGTATCCCCCTCGGACCGGTGAACCGCGCGGGCGACATCGTCACCGATCCCCATGTCGCCGCGCGCAACATGCTGGCCACCGTCGATCAGCCCGGTCCCGGCGGCCGCGAGGTGCAGATCGTGAACACGCCGATCCACCTGCTCGAAACCCCCGGCGGCGTGCGCAACCGCAGCCCGCTGCTGGGCGAACATACCGACCGGGTCCTGGCCGAAATCGGCTTCGGACCCGACGACATTACCGAACTCCACGCCTCGGGCGTGGTCGCCTAG
- a CDS encoding CoA ester lyase translates to MKNTTRPKRLRRCQLSVPGSSEKMMRKAAGMDLDYVFLDLEDAVAPNRKKEARGMVVEVLNTLDFGRTTRCVRINDTGTPYCYGDIIEVVTGARENVDVIMLTKPFTPADLLFVDKLLSQLEADLGLTKKIGLECLIEEVEAMVAVNEIASCTPRLEALIFGIGDYSASQGVPFAEIEGKGDYPADIWHYQRHRLIMACRANGIDAVDGPFPDFTDADQFRIECQRAQMLGAVGKWAIHPSQVTIAQEVFSPAQDDVDRAREIKALYDEALDKGLGAVTYEGKMIDIAVVRLLQNTIDMADLIGM, encoded by the coding sequence ATGAAGAACACCACCCGCCCGAAGCGCCTGCGGCGCTGCCAGCTCTCCGTGCCCGGAAGCTCCGAAAAGATGATGCGCAAGGCCGCCGGAATGGACCTCGACTACGTCTTTCTCGATCTTGAGGACGCCGTGGCCCCGAACCGCAAGAAAGAGGCGCGCGGCATGGTGGTCGAGGTGCTGAATACGCTCGACTTTGGCCGCACCACGCGCTGCGTGCGCATCAACGACACCGGCACACCCTATTGCTACGGCGATATCATCGAGGTGGTCACCGGCGCGCGCGAGAATGTCGATGTGATCATGCTGACTAAGCCCTTCACCCCCGCCGATCTGCTCTTTGTGGACAAGCTGCTCAGCCAGCTCGAGGCGGATCTGGGCCTGACCAAGAAGATCGGGCTGGAATGTCTGATCGAAGAGGTCGAGGCCATGGTCGCCGTGAACGAGATCGCCTCCTGTACCCCCCGGCTCGAGGCGCTGATCTTCGGTATCGGAGACTATTCCGCCAGCCAGGGCGTCCCCTTTGCCGAGATCGAGGGCAAGGGCGATTACCCCGCAGACATATGGCACTACCAACGGCACCGGCTGATCATGGCCTGCCGGGCCAATGGCATCGACGCGGTGGACGGACCTTTCCCCGATTTCACCGACGCCGATCAGTTCCGCATCGAATGCCAGCGTGCGCAGATGCTGGGTGCAGTTGGAAAATGGGCGATACACCCCAGCCAAGTCACCATCGCACAAGAGGTATTCTCGCCTGCACAGGACGATGTGGACCGGGCGCGCGAGATCAAGGCGCTCTATGACGAGGCGCTGGACAAGGGCCTGGGCGCGGTGACCTACGAAGGCAAGATGATCGACATTGCCGTTGTGCGCCTGCTGCAGAACACGATCGACATGGCCGACCTGATCGGCATGTAG